One Watersipora subatra chromosome 4, tzWatSuba1.1, whole genome shotgun sequence genomic window carries:
- the LOC137394773 gene encoding leucine-rich repeat-containing protein 42-like isoform X3, whose translation MQSLFEQCIDFVAKNIQSVETLQGFPSQIGEMLASRVAEFRAGKLDNTDVKIIEILTQAYTSDVLESLNLSRSQILCKQESLLADRTVDDERLSLLKIINLADLSRLCLNYNTACLSLDWMSTLGQCSLTQLELRGIGLTDRHIVFLTACSSVRNLGLSSLQLLDIGENYLTEKCLHKLACLCSLRMCDVSNTFIQANQVDATMWSISNTDVFKRQIVNKGWLAENIAQRAHCIKGTVVSASTFYRSMEEM comes from the exons ATGCAATCATTATTTGAACAATGCATAGACTTTGTCGCCAAAAATATACAGTCTGTTGAGACCCTGCAAGGGTTTCCTAGTCAAATAGGAGAGATGCTTGCAAGCAGAGTGGCTGAGTTTAGAGCCGGTAAACTTGATAACACA GACGTGAAAATTATAGAGATTCTCACTCAAGCATATACCTCTGATGTGCTCGAGTCTTTGAACCTGAGTCGCTCTCAAATCCTCTGCAAACAAGAATCGCTTCTGGCTGACAGGACTGTTGATGATGAGAGATTATCTTTgctcaaaataattaatttggcAGATCTTTCTCGGCTATGCCTTAATTACAACACTGCATGCTTGTCACTGGATTGGATGAGCACATTGGGACAGTGCAG TCTAACTCAGCTGGAGCTAAGGGGAATAGGTCTCACAGATAGACACATTGTATTTCTCACTGCCTGCTCTTCTGTGCGAAACCTCGGCCTCTCATCCCTACAGCTGCTTGACATAGGAG AGAACTACTTGACAGAAAAGTGCCTCCACAAGCTGGCATGTCTTTGTAGCCTTAGGATGTGCGATGTCTCCAACACATTTATTCAG GCTAATCAAGTAGATGCGACAATGTGGTCAATTTCGAACACTGATGTCTTCAAGCGTCAGATAGTTAACAAAGGATGGCTGGCCGAAAATATTGCCCAAAGAGCTCATTGCATAAAGGGAACTGTAGTCTCAGCCAGTACCTTCTACAGATCAA TGGAAGAAATGTGA
- the LOC137394773 gene encoding leucine-rich repeat-containing protein 42-like isoform X1 → MQSLFEQCIDFVAKNIQSVETLQGFPSQIGEMLASRVAEFRAGKLDNTDVKIIEILTQAYTSDVLESLNLSRSQILCKQESLLADRTVDDERLSLLKIINLADLSRLCLNYNTACLSLDWMSTLGQCSLTQLELRGIGLTDRHIVFLTACSSVRNLGLSSLQLLDIGENYLTEKCLHKLACLCSLRMCDVSNTFIQANQVDATMWSISNTDVFKRQIVNKGWLAENIAQRAHCIKGTVVSASTFYRSTRKCSERKTTLVLCKLTNQQPENSTHKRFLESNSGCSKKRRLSPHATLHHQDVPATEEELMALYR, encoded by the exons ATGCAATCATTATTTGAACAATGCATAGACTTTGTCGCCAAAAATATACAGTCTGTTGAGACCCTGCAAGGGTTTCCTAGTCAAATAGGAGAGATGCTTGCAAGCAGAGTGGCTGAGTTTAGAGCCGGTAAACTTGATAACACA GACGTGAAAATTATAGAGATTCTCACTCAAGCATATACCTCTGATGTGCTCGAGTCTTTGAACCTGAGTCGCTCTCAAATCCTCTGCAAACAAGAATCGCTTCTGGCTGACAGGACTGTTGATGATGAGAGATTATCTTTgctcaaaataattaatttggcAGATCTTTCTCGGCTATGCCTTAATTACAACACTGCATGCTTGTCACTGGATTGGATGAGCACATTGGGACAGTGCAG TCTAACTCAGCTGGAGCTAAGGGGAATAGGTCTCACAGATAGACACATTGTATTTCTCACTGCCTGCTCTTCTGTGCGAAACCTCGGCCTCTCATCCCTACAGCTGCTTGACATAGGAG AGAACTACTTGACAGAAAAGTGCCTCCACAAGCTGGCATGTCTTTGTAGCCTTAGGATGTGCGATGTCTCCAACACATTTATTCAG GCTAATCAAGTAGATGCGACAATGTGGTCAATTTCGAACACTGATGTCTTCAAGCGTCAGATAGTTAACAAAGGATGGCTGGCCGAAAATATTGCCCAAAGAGCTCATTGCATAAAGGGAACTGTAGTCTCAGCCAGTACCTTCTACAGATCAA CTAGGAAGTGCTCGGAACGAAAAACAACTCTGGTGCTATGCAAGCTGACCAACCAGCAGCCCGAAAATTCTACACATAAAAGGTTTCTTGAATCCAACTCAGGCTGTTCAAAGAAGAGGCGGTTGTCTCCTCATGCAACCCTTCATCATCAGGATGTTCCAGCAACTGAAGAGGAGTTGATGGCCTTGTACCGCTAG
- the LOC137394773 gene encoding leucine-rich repeat-containing protein 42-like isoform X2: protein MQSLFEQCIDFVAKNIQSVETLQGFPSQIGEMLASRVAEFRAGKLDNTDVKIIEILTQAYTSDVLESLNLSRSQILCKQESLLADRTVDDERLSLLKIINLADLSRLCLNYNTACLSLDWMSTLGQCSLTQLELRGIGLTDRHIVFLTACSSVRNLGLSSLQLLDIGENYLTEKCLHKLACLCSLRMCDVSNTFIQANQVDATMWSISNTDVFKRQIVNKGWLAENIAQRAHCIKGTVVSASTFYRSRSARNEKQLWCYAS, encoded by the exons ATGCAATCATTATTTGAACAATGCATAGACTTTGTCGCCAAAAATATACAGTCTGTTGAGACCCTGCAAGGGTTTCCTAGTCAAATAGGAGAGATGCTTGCAAGCAGAGTGGCTGAGTTTAGAGCCGGTAAACTTGATAACACA GACGTGAAAATTATAGAGATTCTCACTCAAGCATATACCTCTGATGTGCTCGAGTCTTTGAACCTGAGTCGCTCTCAAATCCTCTGCAAACAAGAATCGCTTCTGGCTGACAGGACTGTTGATGATGAGAGATTATCTTTgctcaaaataattaatttggcAGATCTTTCTCGGCTATGCCTTAATTACAACACTGCATGCTTGTCACTGGATTGGATGAGCACATTGGGACAGTGCAG TCTAACTCAGCTGGAGCTAAGGGGAATAGGTCTCACAGATAGACACATTGTATTTCTCACTGCCTGCTCTTCTGTGCGAAACCTCGGCCTCTCATCCCTACAGCTGCTTGACATAGGAG AGAACTACTTGACAGAAAAGTGCCTCCACAAGCTGGCATGTCTTTGTAGCCTTAGGATGTGCGATGTCTCCAACACATTTATTCAG GCTAATCAAGTAGATGCGACAATGTGGTCAATTTCGAACACTGATGTCTTCAAGCGTCAGATAGTTAACAAAGGATGGCTGGCCGAAAATATTGCCCAAAGAGCTCATTGCATAAAGGGAACTGTAGTCTCAGCCAGTACCTTCTACAGATCAA GAAGTGCTCGGAACGAAAAACAACTCTGGTGCTATGCAAGCTGA